The sequence below is a genomic window from Draconibacterium halophilum.
GTATTCTTGAATTCCATCAGATTTTTCCAGTTTATCGTTGGAGTTTGGTCAATACCTTTTCCATTCAACCGTTTGGCGCTTGCAGCAGCATGAACGACTCCCCACAGCACTTTTTTGGGAATGCAACCACGCGTGGCACAAGTTCCCCCGTATGGCCGTTCATCGGCAATCCCAACTGAGAGCCCTTCTTTTACACAGGTATTGGCTATTGCTGTACCGGCAACCCCTGTACCAATAACAAAAACATCAAATTCTTTCATAGCTTTTTTCTGTTACTTCAATGATTAAAAATGTTGATCTTCATGAAACCCATATTCGAAGAATTATGAAAAGTTACCTGAAATTATTGATTCGTGATTTACTGAATTAGATGGAAAATTTTTATTCCCCTCCAATTCCGTTATTTGGTCAATTTCCACAATGCTATAATTGCTCCAAGTTGCTTTCATTTTTTAGCCTTTGCATTTATGATTATTTTCTAATCCAAAGCGAATCCACAAAAAAATTGCGCAGGTCAGTAAAATTCTGCTCTACGATGAAGTCATATTCTTTCGCCAGATTTTCAAGAGATTCAGCATCGAATTTTCTGGAAAGTTCCATGAAAATTGGTTCCCACTGTTTTAGTTCATATTGCTCTTTGAGCGCCTTAATATAAACCACTTGTTCTTCCATCGAAATCAAATAACTCTTAACCTCGCCGCTTGCCGGATCGTACTCGGTGTGCTGTTCAAATTTATCGATATTAAAATCGGCCCCAAGTTCATTATTCAACCGGTGTAGCAGATTTAGATTAAATTTTCGGGTGTGTCCGTGGGGATCGTCGTAAGCTTTTCTGATAATTTTGGGAGACTTTTTAAGGTCGAACCCAATAAAAAGCTTGTCTCCCGGGCTTGTAAATTCTTTCAACCGAGTAAAAAAAAGATGAAGTTCGTCGTCGGAAAAATTGCCAATATTGGAACCAAGAAATAAGATAACCTTTCGAATAGCAGCATGTCCGTTTTGTTTTTTCAGAAGCTGAAAAAAATCTCCTGTCTTTGGAAAAACGGGCAGTTCGGGCAATTCGTTATTCAGGCTTTGTTCCAATTCGTTATTAGTTAGTTTACTTATATCGAACGGCTGGTAATTAAATTTCACTGATTGTGAGACCATGTGTTTTAAAATCGTTTTTGTTTTACTCCCGTCTCCAGCTCCCAGTTCAATTAAATCGAAAGGAGAACTGCCATTGTTAAAATGATTCGTAATTTCATCTTTGTATAATGAAAGGATTTCCTGTTCACAGTCTGTCAGATAATATTCAGGCATTTGCATAATATCCTGAAAGATATTGCTTCCTTTGTCATCGTAAAAGTATTTGGACAACAGATACTTCGGACGAGACGATAACCCTTCAGCGGTATCGGTCATAAACTCGGTTTGAACTGTTAACTTTTCCATATTTTCCATTTTTAAGTGACAGGTTTCTTACTTAAAAAACGCTTACCAGTCTTAGCAAATAATTATTTCTTTAGAACTTCCTCATCCACTCCGGCAGGAATAGTTGCAGGAATTCCTGTTTCATAAGGATTAGCCGGATCGCTACTCCACTCAAACCATCCACCGTCGAACACAGAAATATTGGGCCATCCCATTAACCAGGCGTTATAACAGGCCTCACTGCCTCTCCACCCAGTTCCGCAATAAAATGCTAACTGTTTCTCTGGTGTGATTCCAGCCGTTTCCCACTGTTTTTTTATTTCATGAAATTCGCGTGTAGTATGATCAACATTCCGGTAATTTTCCATGTGATAAGCATCCGATCCGCAATTTCCAAATACCGAACCGGGAATCCTCCCTTTTTTTTCGATGTAATTATAGCCGCTCACCTCTCCAATGTATTCAGGCCAGCTTCTAACACTCACCAGTTCTCCTTTATCCGAAGCCAGCAATTCTTTGGCTCTCTTAATATCCACTATCAGTTCGGGATGGACAGGGATTTTTGCACCAAAATTCTTTTCCGATACTTTTTTAACGTCATCTGTTGCAATATCGTAGCCGGCATCTTGCCACGCCTGAAAACCTCCATTCAAAACCCTTACGTCTTTCACCCCGGCATACATCATGATCCAGGCACAACGAATGGCTCCAATGTCGCCGGCTGCACTCCCAGGGAATGGATCGTCGTTATTTGGAAACATGAATTTTCCGTATAAAACAACGGTAGTATCTGCGGTTATTCCATGTTGAAGCAGTGCTTTTTCGAGTTCCCCGGGAGATCGCCTGTTCCACGTTTCGTGACTCTCAAGTGCCAGCGTGTCGATATCAATTGCCCCCGGAATATGCCCACTTAAATATGCATCTCGGTTACGATAATGCGCATGGCAAATCACAACTTTGTTTGTATCATTATTTATTGTTTTTTCATTTGTTATCAGATTTTTTACCCATTCTGCCGGAACCAGGTTCCGATAATTGGGGAGATGTTCCATGGCAAGGTTTTTAGTTGTAGCCATCTCTTCCTGAAAATATTTGTAAAGGTGTATATTCTTATAACCGGCACTTGCAAAAACAGAAGCAACGTTCACTGCTTCAGATTCGTGGTTGCCGTAAAAAACCAATTCATGCTCCGGAAGAATGCCTTTCGAACGGGCAATCTCAATCCAATCGATGTAATTGGTCCATTTTGCGGGGAAACTCTTTGCTCCTTTTATGTGTCCTTTGCGAACTTCGTTGTTCATTTGCCAGCCGTTGTAGGCATCGGAAGAACGAACATCGAGCACAAAAGTGTTTTTATTTTTTGAAGAAATAATCGGAGTTCTGCTGTCGAAATCTCAGGGAAATGTGTTGCCATATTAGTTTCATTATAATATTGGTTTTACTTTAAACAGATAATATGCCATATTAAGAGTTAATTGACTGGTTGCAATTCATGGTAGATATTATTCGCATTTAAATGCAAAATGAAAAGCCCGCTAAATTGTTTTGATGAAAGTAAGGAGAAGATTAACTAGTTCAATTCAACATTTGATATTCCTTAAATTTGTCACAATAATAAATGAATATCATGCGATATTTTTTCTTATCAGAGAAGAAGGCTGTTCTTAAAATTACAGCACATTTAAAAGTCCTTTATTGAGTTTTAGGCTATTTGAAAAAGTGCGTATTTTTTTCCACATAACCACATATAAGTGTAGATTGTATGGACAATTTTCCCGGTAGTCTTCTAATTTGAGAGGACACCAAAAGTAATCAGTACTTACTATTTTCATACGAAATTTACTTAAACCATGAATTTAATCTGGTTCGAATTCCAATAACAAATGCTTTTTTCACAAATTACTAAACCGAAGACGGGGATGAATGGAAAAGAAAGGGATTCGATCAAAATGATTAAATTGCTGTTACTGTGAACCCAATCAGAAATTGTCGATCACCATGTTTGATTATTCATCGTCCATATAATTTGCAGAAATCAAATTTTAGCGTTAACAGCACACGGCACTATTTCGTTGTTTTCTACATTAGCATTCATTCCTTAAATGTATACCGATTTAATATTTTAAATTGATTTCGGTGCTTCTGCTACTGTATGTTGCATTACCTCTATAAATCCTTTATCTGAAGCTCTAATTCCCTCAGTTACTTTAACAGTCTCTCTTAAGAAACGGATTAAGATTTATATACTTTATTTAATTGTCTTTTATTTGTAAAATTCATATAATGCATTTTCAACCCCTGCATCAACAACCTTTGACGAATCATATTCAGGGGCGTTTTTTATGACTTCTTTTGTTAAGTCAATTCTAATTTCCTGATTCTGAAAATTGATTTCTTCGACAAATTCGATGGGAAGAATAATCTGTTTACTCCAGGGAACAATATTTTTGGTATCCAAAACCACATACACAATCTGCCAATCCAAATCGTCAATTATTATATCCGAAAGATGACCAAAATTGTCATCAGTAGATTTTATGGAATATCCGTGAACTTCGGAGAAACTACGCAAACTAGTATCGACGTTTTTTTCCTTGTTCATATTCTTAGGAATCCTGATTATTTTATTACTGGTAAAAATCGATTCCCTGTTGGGATACAATGCCATGTCTGTCGGCCAATAGGGAACGACATCGTAGTTTTGAGCAAGATCCTGCTCGTATCTTCTTGAAACCGGGAGATCATGTTCCAAATCCGGAGAAGCATCAATTCTTTTCATGGTGAGTTTAATAGGGAAATTTTGGTCTTCCCACTCTGGCGTATCCAATTGTTCCCTCGGAATTAGCACTCTTTTTTCTACAAAAAAGTTCCCCATGTCAATATCAAGGTATCTGATAATCCACGTGTCCTCATCAAAAAGAAAATTTTTTACTTTCCCCTTTTCGCCATCAATAACTTGTACTGAGTACTTATTGAGTTCTTTTAAACTACGCTTCATAACTTCATTTTTTTTATTCTCTATAAAAAGGTTTAAAACTGTGCCAAAAATCATCACTCAACCACCAAGCAAGCGTAACGTGCTTAGGATGTACTACTTACAAACACCACCCGTTTGAAACGAAACAAAGAGGAGTGCCTGAAATGTAGAGATAAGTGTGTAATAATTCCACAATCCTAAGCCATTTATGTAAGGAAAACTATTCTTTATTTGCTGTTTTTCGAAGAATATTAATGCGACTAATTCTTCAATACGACACCACTTAAACGACTTTGATGAAGGAGAAACCTTTAGTTTTTCAATTTCTGCTTTTAAAACAATTTCTTTTTTATTCCGTGTGGATGTAATACTTGCGGCAAACGGAAACTGTACAGTTTCCGTTTTAGAATAGCTAAAATTTATGCTTAAAATTTATTCTCCCTCAGAAAGTTCATTTGATCCTCATGTGATCCGTTTTCTCTGAATAGTATGATGTACAGATGAAAAACAAAAGGCGCTCACATTTCTGTAAACGCCTTTTTTCCTGGTGAACCTGGCAGGACTCGAACCTGCAACCTCCGCATCCGTAGTGCGGTGCTCTATCCAATTAAGCTACAGGTCCAGAACCTGTTTGCTTTTTAAGCGGTGCAAATATAACGCTTATTTGAATAAATACAAGTCTGCGTAGCAATTTTATCAAAAATTATTTCGATCCTAAATGGTCTTCAAATCAGACACTATCTGAAGCATTCTAAAACCCAGATTCTTACGAATATTTTTCCATTTTATCTTCAATGGCAACATTTTTTTCAAAATTTACCTGAAGCTTTATATTGGTCAACATTCGCTGTGTTCCGGCTTCGCCACAGGCAGCATGAATTCGATCCAGCAAACCGGGCAATTCGTCATATTTACATTCCACTACCGTTTCAAAAGGGCACACCTGGTAGCGATACCCCGAATTCTGAATGGCCTCAATTGCTTTATCAACCAACTCGTATTTAACTTTTCCATCTGCTTCGGGCAATACCTGTATGGCCACATTTATATTATTCTTCCTCCAACTCATCGTTATTATTTTTCTTTTGATGTATTAATTGAATGATCTCTCCGCGTGATAAAACTTTAACATTGGTAATCACCATGTCTTCGCGCAAAAAGCCACCATACTGATTACATTCGCTAATTATGTTCTGAAAAGTGTCTTTAATTTCAACAGTAATGGGCAACATGACCAAAGCTGATGAAAAACCTTCCATAAAATCCATTGATTCAAACACTCCATCATGGTGATTAAGCTCGAATATTAACTCATCTTTAAGAAGTTTTTGCTGCGTAGTGCTTAACATCTCATTTTCATGAACCGAAAGGAATACCACAAAATACCGTAACTTCTTTCCTTTTCCTCCCAGCCCGGTTGAAATAAACACCTGCTGTTCATCGAGTAACGAGCTATGCATCAGCATTCTGCTTTCCTGCAGTGCCAATGTCCCCCACTGTTTCATATCACCTGTCCCCTCTTCTACATATTTTTCAAGTGTTCGATATGCTTTTACATCGTCATAAACAGCAATAGCAGTTAATATCTCCTTTTTACGCTCTTCATCAACTTCTTCATCAAAAAGTTCTTCTCTCGCGTCAAAGCATTCTTCCGAGATATCCTTACTCCTCAACAACTTAGTGAATTCCAAGTATTTCATTTGAATGGCAACATCTATCTGTTCCTCAAGAATACTAAAGTTCTCGGGCAGGTCATCCAATGCTTTCTGAATATTATTATAAAATTTATCTTCCTCCATTTATCCTCCTTCGTTCGAACAAAAGTAATCACTTGTTGTAACTATGTAAAGAACAAATATATTTTATTTTTTATCATGGGAATTTAAATATATTTGTACGCTTATTTATATTTAGTTTAAATATAGAAAGCAGCGGGTTTAAAAATAGAAAGCAGGGGGAGAGTGAAATTAAGCGAAGCAAGAAATAATGAGCCGGTGGTTATCACCAAAGTGTTAGGTCATGGTTCGTTCAGGAAGAGGATTACTGAAATGGGATTTATTCGTGGCAACGAAGTTCGGGCCATAAAAAATGCTCCATTCAAAGGTCCCAGCGAATACAAAATTCTGAACTACAATATTACCCTCCGAAAATCGGAAGCCGAGCAGATTGAGGTTATTCCGGCATCTGAATTCAAAAAGACATCTACCGACAATTACGAAGGTATCATTGACCGAAATATAGATCTCATCGATCAGTCGATACGTACAAAAACAATTAATATCGCACTGGTAGGTAATCCCAATTGCGGAAAAACCACTCTGTTTAATTTTATTTCCGGATCGAAAGAAAAAGTAGGAAACTACAGTGGAGTAACGGTTGATGTTCACAAAGCAACTTTTAAAAGCGGAGATTATACTTTCAACTTTTACGACCTGCCCGGAACGTATAGTTTAACAGCCTATTCAAAAGAAGAAATATTTGTCAGGAAGTTTATTTACGAACAAACTCCCGATATTGTAATTAATGTACTGGATTCTACCAACCTGGAAAGAAGCCTGTATCTTACCACTCAATTAATCGACATGGATTTGAGGTGCATTATGGCCCTTAACATGTTTGATGAATTGGAAAGAAACGAACTTGAACTTGACAAAAAAGAGTTATCAAAACTAGTAGGTATTCCGCTAATCCCCACAGTAAGCTCGAAAGGGCAAGGCCTTGAGAAGTTAATCGAAAAGGTTATCGAAGTTTTTGAAGGCCGCGACAACTTTTCACGCCATATCCATATTAATTATGGAAAAGAAATAGAAAAATCGGTCAAAATCATTCGTCAGAAAATAAAGGAAGACAAACCGATTACCGACAAAATCTCGTCGCGGTTTCTTGCTATTAAGCTGCTTGAAAAAGATAACCAGGTAATCGACCTATTGTCGAAATACACAAATTTTAATGAAATTCAGGAAGTTACTCTGAAAGAGATCAAGAAAATAGAGCTTCTGGAAAACGATGATAGTGAAACTGTTATTGCCAATGCCAAATACAGTTTTATTAACGGAGCATTACGCGAAACCTACAGCAACAAACATAAAGAAAAGAAAACCCGCTCAGAAAAGATAGACAGCGTGTTAACAAACCGCTACCTGGGATTTCCGATATTTACAGCACTGCTGTTTTTTATCTTTTGGACCACGTTTAAAGTAGGTGCCTACCCAATGGACTGGATAGACATGGCAGTGGTGGCTTTGAGCAATTTTGTAGGGAATATAATCCCTGAGGGAATGCTCAACGACCTATTGGTTGACGGGATAATAGGTGGAACCGGTAGTGTATTGGTATTCTTACCCAATATTCTTATTCTGTTCTTTTTTATATCCTTGCTTGAAGGCTCGGGATACATGGCGCGTGCAGCCTTTATCATGGACTATATAATGCATCGGTTCGGGTTACACGGCCGTTCGTTCATTCCAATGATAATGGGTTTTGGCTGCAATGTTCCGGCAATTCTGGCAACACGCTCAATGCGTAATCGTGGCGACCGAATTCTTACCATGCTCATTATTCCGTTTATGTCGTGCAGTGCGCGGCTACCGGTATATATTCTCATTATTTCTGCCTTTTTCCAAAAATACGAAGCCTGGGTTTTAATTGGAATTTATGCGGTTGGAATTCTATTTGCTTTTATAACAGCGCAAGTGCTTAACAAAACTGTTTTTAAGAATAAAGAAACACCTTTTGTAATGGAACTCCCCACCTACCGGCTGCCAACATTCCGGAATGTGGTGTATCATATGTGGGATAAAACTCAACACTACTTAAAAAAGATTGGAACTATT
It includes:
- the feoB gene encoding ferrous iron transport protein B; translation: MKLSEARNNEPVVITKVLGHGSFRKRITEMGFIRGNEVRAIKNAPFKGPSEYKILNYNITLRKSEAEQIEVIPASEFKKTSTDNYEGIIDRNIDLIDQSIRTKTINIALVGNPNCGKTTLFNFISGSKEKVGNYSGVTVDVHKATFKSGDYTFNFYDLPGTYSLTAYSKEEIFVRKFIYEQTPDIVINVLDSTNLERSLYLTTQLIDMDLRCIMALNMFDELERNELELDKKELSKLVGIPLIPTVSSKGQGLEKLIEKVIEVFEGRDNFSRHIHINYGKEIEKSVKIIRQKIKEDKPITDKISSRFLAIKLLEKDNQVIDLLSKYTNFNEIQEVTLKEIKKIELLENDDSETVIANAKYSFINGALRETYSNKHKEKKTRSEKIDSVLTNRYLGFPIFTALLFFIFWTTFKVGAYPMDWIDMAVVALSNFVGNIIPEGMLNDLLVDGIIGGTGSVLVFLPNILILFFFISLLEGSGYMARAAFIMDYIMHRFGLHGRSFIPMIMGFGCNVPAILATRSMRNRGDRILTMLIIPFMSCSARLPVYILIISAFFQKYEAWVLIGIYAVGILFAFITAQVLNKTVFKNKETPFVMELPTYRLPTFRNVVYHMWDKTQHYLKKIGTIILLGVIIIWALEYFPRKTENTDGFKEQIAQITNSELTELQKVERIAEVNHAMESDRLINSYLGRTGKLIQPIMSPLGFDWKMSIAVVAGLPAKEIVVSTMGVLYQTQDGETTINLQQKLQNEVHEVGKKKGQPVFTTPAALAFIIFILIYFPCIGVVATIKNESGSWKWAAFSVFYTTGLAWVAALVTYNIGMLFI
- a CDS encoding PRC-barrel domain-containing protein — its product is MKRSLKELNKYSVQVIDGEKGKVKNFLFDEDTWIIRYLDIDMGNFFVEKRVLIPREQLDTPEWEDQNFPIKLTMKRIDASPDLEHDLPVSRRYEQDLAQNYDVVPYWPTDMALYPNRESIFTSNKIIRIPKNMNKEKNVDTSLRSFSEVHGYSIKSTDDNFGHLSDIIIDDLDWQIVYVVLDTKNIVPWSKQIILPIEFVEEINFQNQEIRIDLTKEVIKNAPEYDSSKVVDAGVENALYEFYK
- a CDS encoding L-histidine N(alpha)-methyltransferase gives rise to the protein MEKLTVQTEFMTDTAEGLSSRPKYLLSKYFYDDKGSNIFQDIMQMPEYYLTDCEQEILSLYKDEITNHFNNGSSPFDLIELGAGDGSKTKTILKHMVSQSVKFNYQPFDISKLTNNELEQSLNNELPELPVFPKTGDFFQLLKKQNGHAAIRKVILFLGSNIGNFSDDELHLFFTRLKEFTSPGDKLFIGFDLKKSPKIIRKAYDDPHGHTRKFNLNLLHRLNNELGADFNIDKFEQHTEYDPASGEVKSYLISMEEQVVYIKALKEQYELKQWEPIFMELSRKFDAESLENLAKEYDFIVEQNFTDLRNFFVDSLWIRK
- a CDS encoding thiamine-binding protein, which codes for MSWRKNNINVAIQVLPEADGKVKYELVDKAIEAIQNSGYRYQVCPFETVVECKYDELPGLLDRIHAACGEAGTQRMLTNIKLQVNFEKNVAIEDKMEKYS
- a CDS encoding sulfurtransferase; this encodes MLDVRSSDAYNGWQMNNEVRKGHIKGAKSFPAKWTNYIDWIEIARSKGILPEHELVFYGNHESEAVNVASVFASAGYKNIHLYKYFQEEMATTKNLAMEHLPNYRNLVPAEWVKNLITNEKTINNDTNKVVICHAHYRNRDAYLSGHIPGAIDIDTLALESHETWNRRSPGELEKALLQHGITADTTVVLYGKFMFPNNDDPFPGSAAGDIGAIRCAWIMMYAGVKDVRVLNGGFQAWQDAGYDIATDDVKKVSEKNFGAKIPVHPELIVDIKRAKELLASDKGELVSVRSWPEYIGEVSGYNYIEKKGRIPGSVFGNCGSDAYHMENYRNVDHTTREFHEIKKQWETAGITPEKQLAFYCGTGWRGSEACYNAWLMGWPNISVFDGGWFEWSSDPANPYETGIPATIPAGVDEEVLKK